TATAAGCTGATAACACGTAATCCGGGGTTTTCTCGAAGGTGTTCTTAATCATTTTGAACAGCGATTTTGGCTGCTCTACGCCGTCAATAATCCAGTCGGCATTAAAAATTTTGTGGCGGCAATGTTCGGAGTTTGCCTGCGCGAACATATACAGCTCGATGTCGTTCGGATTGCGCCCCAGTTTGGTGAACGCATCCTGCAAATAATCGATTTCATCTTCTGCCAGAGCCAGGCCCAGGCGAATGTTCGCCTCAACCAGGGCTTCGCGCCCTTGCGAGAGCAGGTCAACGCTTTGCACCGGCGCAGGCGTGTGATGAGAGAACAATTGCTGGGCGTCCTCAAGCGAGTCAAAAACGCTTTCCATCATGCGGTCATGCAGCAATGCGGCGACTTGCAGGCGCTGTTCATCCGTCAATTGGCTGGCAGTAACGTAATACGCCACACCGCGCTCAAGGCGCTTAATTTTGGCTAAATCGCAGTTGTGGGCAATGTCGGTAGCTTTTGAGGACCAGGGTGAGATGGTACCAGGACGCGGCGTAACCAGAATCAGGTGGCCGGTCGGGGCGTGGTCAGCAAGGGTTGGACCATATTTCAGCAACCTTTGCAGACGGGCGTGCTCATCAGAGTCGAGCTGCGCGTCGAGATCGGCAAAGTGAATATACTCGGCATAAATGTCGCTGACCGGAAGGTTGGCGTCATTAAAGCGGGCCAGTAATTTGTTAATACGAAATGCCGATAAAGCGGGCGAACCACGCAGAATTTCCATCATCAAAGATCTCTCGTCTTCGAAACGCCAGGGGGACGTTTCAGTGGGCGCAAGGGGAAAACGGGCGCCATTATAGTTAATCCGCCGCCGTGACGAAACCGTTTGCGTATAAATAAACGGATTAGTTTTCATTGATGAAGATTTCGCCAGAAATGTTGAATAAGTTGCACAGTGGCGTTTTGTTAAGCAAAATGCGCCACTCTATTTAACCGTTTCTCCTTTTTTGAAGCCTGTTGTTAGCGAAACCCCGACGCATCTACGCAGATTAACCATTTGAAAAGATTTAAGATTAATTATCTGCTCATCGGTGCCGTAACCGTGTTGCTGGCAGTGGCGCTATGGCCCTCCATTCCCTGGTTCGGCAAGGCCGAAAACCGCATCGCCGCCATTCAAGCGCGGGGAGTTTTGCGCGTCAGTACTATTGAATCCCCTTTAACGTGGAAGCTTTATCAAGGCAAAGAAATTGGCCTGGATTACGAGTTAGCGGAGCAGTTTGCCCGTTACCTTGGTGTGAGGCTTGCTATCACTGTGCGCCCAAATATCAAAGAGCTGTTTGATGATATTGATAATGACGATGCCGACCTGATTGCGGCAGGCCTGGTCTACAATACGCAGCGCAGCCAGCAATACCAGGCGGGGCCGGCCTATTATTCCGTCTCTCAACAGATGGTTTATCGCATCGGCAGCCCGCGGCCTAAAACGCTGGCAGGAGTAAAAGAAAATCAGTTGGTGCTCTCGCCTGGTGTCACCTCGCTCAATGCGTTGAAGAATCTTAAAGAACAAAAATTCCCGGATTTAAGCTGGCAAATCGATGAAGAGCACAGCAGCACTGAGTTGATGCAGCAGGTGGTGGACGGGAAAATAGCCTTTACTATTGCGGACTCCGTGGCGATCAGCACCTTCCAGCGCGTGCACCCGCAGTTAGCCGTCGCCCTCGATGTGACTGACGAACAGCCGGTGACATGGTTTAGCGCGTTAGACGGCGACGATAGCCTTTCCGCCGCCCTGCTCGACTTTTACAACCGTCTTAATAGCGACGGTACTTTTGCCCGCCTGGAAGAAAAGTATCTCGGCCACGTCGGGGATTTTGATTATGTCGATACGCGCACGTTCCTTAACGCGGTGGATACCGTGCTGCCAGAGCTTCAGCCGCTGTTTGAGAAATATGCCACCGAGATAGACTGGCGTTTACTGGCGGCTATTTCGTATCAGGAATCACACTGGGATAACCAGGCAACGTCGCCAACGGGCGTTCGCGGGCTGATGATGCTCACCAAAAATACCGCGCAAAGTCTTGGGGTGACCGACCGCTTAGATGCGGAGCAAAGCATTGAAGGCGGGAGTCGTTATCTGAAAGATATGATGGCAAAAGTGCCGGAGAGCGTACCTGAAGAAGAGCGGATTTGGTTTGCACTGATCGCCTACAACATGGGATACGCCCATATGCTGGATGCCCGTCAGTTGACGGCGAAGTTAAAGGGCAACCCGGATAGTTGGGCCGACGTTAAAACCCGTCTGCCGCTCCTGAGCCAAAAACAGTATTACAGCAAAACCACTTACGGCTACGCCCGCGGCCATGAGGCGTATGCGTATGTGGAGAACATCCGTAAGTATCACCTGAGTCTGGCGGGCTATTTACTCGAAAAAGAGAAGATGGCAGCCCAGGAGGAAAAATATGCAGAGGCGTACCCGGTAGTCGCTCCTGTAGAACTCACTACTCCGCGTTACGGGCCTTTTCCTTTAGGGCCTTTTTCTCAAGACGGCGGGCTCGAAAGAAATCACTCAGCATTGCCGAGCACTCTTCTGCCAGTACGCCCTCAGTCACATTAACCTGGTGATTCATACCAGGGTGCCCGAGCACATCCATTAACGAGCCGATAGCGCCCGTTTTGGCATCGCGCGCGCCAAAGACCAGATTGCCAATACGGCTGTGCACCATCGCCCCCGCGCACATGACGCAAGGTTCGAGGGTGACATAAAGCGTGGTGTCCAGTAGACGGTAGTTTTGCAGCACCATTCCACCCTGGCGCAGCGCCATAATTTCCGCATGAGCCGTGGGATCGTGTCGTCCAATCGGGCGGTTCCAGCCTTCGCCAATCACCTGATTGTTATGCACCAGGACCGCACCAACCGGAACTTCACCTTCTTCCCATGCTCTACGTGCGAGGGTTAATGCATGGCGCATCCAGTATTCGTGGGTAAATTCGCTCTCTGACAAGGGGCTCTCCGGGGCAAGATTAGGGCGGCGCATTATACACACCCCCGTCTCTTATGCGAAATGGCACTATTCAAGCTGCTGTAACTGCCCCTGCGGGGTAACACGCCAGCGATGCTGGCAGAAATAGAGCAATGGGTTGTCCTGATTACTGTCGCTGTATCCGCTATAAAGCTGCAACGGGGTGCCGATTTGCTGTTCCAGTTGAGAGACTTTTTCATGCCCAAGGCAGCGCATGGTGAGCACCCATCCACCATGTGAACGCTTGATTTGACTGGCGATAAGTTTAACTTTCGGCAACCACGGCGTGTCGAAATAGACTTGTTGAACGAGCGGTTGCGGGGAACCGGTGATAAGCCAGACATCGGCATCTGAACTGGTCAGGTAATCGGTCAGGCGTTGCTGTACCACAGGAAAAGCGGTGACTTGCCCGCGGAACCACGCGACGAAGTTCGCTTCAAGCTGCTTGAGGCGCACTTCGCTGTGACCAAAGGTCGCCCCCCACAACAACACGCTCATTGGCCAGCGAGCGGCGCGCCCTTTAATCAGCAACACGCCACCTATCACCGGCAAAAGCGGAATGACAAGTAACAGATTGAGGGGTTGATGGCGCAGCAGGTAGCGCAAGAAGCTGCCAAACATATCCTGCTGATGCAACGTACCATCCAAATCGAAAAATACTACCCGACGCTCACTCTGAGTTGTCAAACGTTACTCCTCTGGATCGTTAAAGCCCATAAACCACGTAAATAAGAATCCGGCGATGACCGCTATCAGAAAGCCTAACAGATAGAGCATCACTTTTCCGGTAACAATGGTTAATGCCAGCGGTAAACCTGAAATTCCAAAGGTAATTACCGTTGCCACTTTCCAGTAACTGATTAACGCCCCGCCAACGGCACCACCTAAACAGGCACCGATAAACGGCTTACCGAGCGGGAGTGTCACCCCAAAAATCAGCGGTTCGCCAATGCCTAAGAGCCCAACAGGTAACGCGCCTTTAATCAGCTTTTTCAGGCGTTGATTACGCGTTTTCAGCAATACCGCAAGCGCAGCACCCACTTGCCCAACGCCCGCCATCGCCAGTATTGGCAGCAAAGCATTCTGACCGTGAGTCTGAATTAGCTCGACGTGAATCGGTACCAAACCCTGATGCAAACCTGACAGCACCAACGGCAGGAATGCACCGGAGAGCACCGCCCCCACCACCAGCCCACCTTTATCAATAGCTAACGTTGCGCCGTGGGCAATCGCATCCGAAATCAGGCCACCCAATGGCTGCAAGGCAACAATCGCAATCGATGCGGTAATTAATGTCGTCAGCAGCGGGTTGAGAATCAGCTCAATGGAGCCCGGCAGCAAACGGCGTAAGCGTTTTTCAATCCAGCACATCAATGCGACAACCAGCAGAACGGCAATCACCCCACCCCGTCCGGGCTGGAGGTTTTCACCAAACAGGTGGATTTGCGCCAACTGCGGGCTGGAGAGAATCCCCGCCATCACGCCGCCCATTGCCATCGAGCCACCAAATACTTTAGCGGCATTAACGCCCACCAGAATATTCATAATAGCAAACACCGCGCTGCCGAAGATGGCGAGCAGGCCGAGAATGTTCGGGTATTGCGTAGCAAGGTCGCCAACAATGTCGGGGCGTTTGAGAATATTGATAATGCCGGTAATCAACCCGGATGCGATAAAAGCCGGAATCAATGGAATAAAGACGTTCGCCAGTTTACGCAGCGCTTCGCTCATCGGCGCCTGATAACGCGCCTTCGCCTGAGCTTTGTTCTGCGCAATATCATCTGCGCTGGAGATTGTCTGGCCGCCACTTTGCAACAGCTCGCGCATCGCATCAACCACCTGCGCGGCACGCCCCGGCCCGACAATCAGTTGATGTTGCGAACCTTGCTTCACGTAGCCGCTCACGCCCGGCAGTTTTTTCAGGCGAGCAATATCAAGCAGGCTATCGTCCTTCAGTTCAACCCGCACACGTGTCATGCAGTTTTCAAGACGGATGATATTTTCCTGCCCGCCGATTCCAGGCAAAATTTCACGGGCCAAAGTCGCTGTATTATCCATGATTCAGTGCCTGTTTTAGTCGTTCAATGCGGAACGTAAATACCCACTGCGGTTTGCCAGACGCGCGTAAGCAGTCTGGGCATCAACACCGGTGAGAATCATCAAAATGGCGGGTTTCACTTCATAATCCGTTTGCTTGAGGGCATGTTCTGCATCACTGCGAGATGCGCCAGTTGCCTCAACGACGATACGGCAGGCACGGTCTACAAGCTTAACGTTGGTGGCTTTCATATCCACCATCAGGTTTTGATACACCTTACCCAGTTTGACCATCGCGCCGGTGGAAATCATATTCAGCACCAGTTTTTGTGCGGTTCCTGATTTCAAGCGCGTAGAACCGGTCAGGGCTTCGGGCCCTACAACTGGAGAGATCGCAATCTCTGCCTCCTGCGCAATAGCGGAACCTGGATTGCAGGAAATCGCGGCGGTGCGGCATCCCAGATTCCGGGCATAACGCAGGCCGCCAATTACATACGGTGTGCGCCCCGACGCCGCAAGCCCTACCACCATATCGTTTGGCGTCAGTTCAAGTGCTTTGAGATCGTCCTCACCCAACTGTTGATTATCTTCCGCACCTTCAACTGCTTTCAGTAAAGCGCCCGGGCCACCGGCAATAAGGCCAATCACCAGGCCATGCGGCACACCAAACGTTGGCGGGCATTCAGAGGCATCCAGCACGCCGAGGCGCCCGCTGGTACCCGCGCCCATGTAAATCAAACGCCCGCCAGCCTGAAGTGACGCCGCGGCGGCATCTACAGCCAGGGCCACTTCCGGCAGCGTTTTTTCTACCGCCCCCGCCACCAGCGCATCTTGCTGATTAAAACGCTCAACCATGGCGAGAGTTGAGAGGCAATCGAGATCCATAGTTTGTGGATTACGAGTTTCAGAAACGAGTGAGCCGAGATTCATCATGCACCTTTGAATATTTAATTCCTTAACGACTCCTCA
This genomic window from Buttiauxella gaviniae contains:
- the yfhb gene encoding phosphatidylglycerophosphatase C; its protein translation is MTTQSERRVVFFDLDGTLHQQDMFGSFLRYLLRHQPLNLLLVIPLLPVIGGVLLIKGRAARWPMSVLLWGATFGHSEVRLKQLEANFVAWFRGQVTAFPVVQQRLTDYLTSSDADVWLITGSPQPLVQQVYFDTPWLPKVKLIASQIKRSHGGWVLTMRCLGHEKVSQLEQQIGTPLQLYSGYSDSNQDNPLLYFCQHRWRVTPQGQLQQLE
- a CDS encoding PTS transporter subunit EIIC is translated as MDNTATLAREILPGIGGQENIIRLENCMTRVRVELKDDSLLDIARLKKLPGVSGYVKQGSQHQLIVGPGRAAQVVDAMRELLQSGGQTISSADDIAQNKAQAKARYQAPMSEALRKLANVFIPLIPAFIASGLITGIINILKRPDIVGDLATQYPNILGLLAIFGSAVFAIMNILVGVNAAKVFGGSMAMGGVMAGILSSPQLAQIHLFGENLQPGRGGVIAVLLVVALMCWIEKRLRRLLPGSIELILNPLLTTLITASIAIVALQPLGGLISDAIAHGATLAIDKGGLVVGAVLSGAFLPLVLSGLHQGLVPIHVELIQTHGQNALLPILAMAGVGQVGAALAVLLKTRNQRLKKLIKGALPVGLLGIGEPLIFGVTLPLGKPFIGACLGGAVGGALISYWKVATVITFGISGLPLALTIVTGKVMLYLLGFLIAVIAGFLFTWFMGFNDPEE
- the tadA gene encoding tRNA adenosine(34) deaminase TadA → MRRPNLAPESPLSESEFTHEYWMRHALTLARRAWEEGEVPVGAVLVHNNQVIGEGWNRPIGRHDPTAHAEIMALRQGGMVLQNYRLLDTTLYVTLEPCVMCAGAMVHSRIGNLVFGARDAKTGAIGSLMDVLGHPGMNHQVNVTEGVLAEECSAMLSDFFRARRLEKKALKEKARNAE
- the mltF gene encoding membrane-bound lytic murein transglycosylase MltF; protein product: MKRFKINYLLIGAVTVLLAVALWPSIPWFGKAENRIAAIQARGVLRVSTIESPLTWKLYQGKEIGLDYELAEQFARYLGVRLAITVRPNIKELFDDIDNDDADLIAAGLVYNTQRSQQYQAGPAYYSVSQQMVYRIGSPRPKTLAGVKENQLVLSPGVTSLNALKNLKEQKFPDLSWQIDEEHSSTELMQQVVDGKIAFTIADSVAISTFQRVHPQLAVALDVTDEQPVTWFSALDGDDSLSAALLDFYNRLNSDGTFARLEEKYLGHVGDFDYVDTRTFLNAVDTVLPELQPLFEKYATEIDWRLLAAISYQESHWDNQATSPTGVRGLMMLTKNTAQSLGVTDRLDAEQSIEGGSRYLKDMMAKVPESVPEEERIWFALIAYNMGYAHMLDARQLTAKLKGNPDSWADVKTRLPLLSQKQYYSKTTYGYARGHEAYAYVENIRKYHLSLAGYLLEKEKMAAQEEKYAEAYPVVAPVELTTPRYGPFPLGPFSQDGGLERNHSALPSTLLPVRPQSH
- the murQ gene encoding N-acetylmuramic acid 6-phosphate etherase; its protein translation is MNLGSLVSETRNPQTMDLDCLSTLAMVERFNQQDALVAGAVEKTLPEVALAVDAAAASLQAGGRLIYMGAGTSGRLGVLDASECPPTFGVPHGLVIGLIAGGPGALLKAVEGAEDNQQLGEDDLKALELTPNDMVVGLAASGRTPYVIGGLRYARNLGCRTAAISCNPGSAIAQEAEIAISPVVGPEALTGSTRLKSGTAQKLVLNMISTGAMVKLGKVYQNLMVDMKATNVKLVDRACRIVVEATGASRSDAEHALKQTDYEVKPAILMILTGVDAQTAYARLANRSGYLRSALND